A part of Streptomyces sp. NBC_01235 genomic DNA contains:
- a CDS encoding ATP-binding cassette domain-containing protein has protein sequence MTAAAPSPGEAGLRHLELFGRLSVRDNLLVAAELGPGRRHAARTADAVLARLGLTGVAHDPADALPTGLTRLVEVGRALVLGPRVLLLDEPAAGQDAEETQRFAALLRSLADEGTAVLLVEHDMSLVMSVCDEVHVLDLGSVVASGPPARVQTDETVLAAYLGQARP, from the coding sequence CTGACCGCCGCGGCCCCGTCTCCCGGTGAGGCGGGGCTTCGTCACCTGGAGCTCTTCGGCCGCCTCTCCGTGCGCGACAACCTCCTCGTCGCCGCCGAACTCGGCCCGGGGCGCCGCCACGCCGCCCGCACGGCCGACGCCGTACTGGCACGGCTCGGCCTCACCGGCGTGGCCCACGACCCGGCCGACGCGCTCCCCACCGGCCTGACCCGCCTGGTCGAGGTCGGCCGCGCCCTCGTCCTCGGCCCGCGCGTCCTGCTCCTCGACGAACCGGCCGCCGGCCAGGACGCGGAAGAGACACAGCGGTTCGCCGCGCTGCTGCGCTCCCTCGCCGACGAGGGCACGGCCGTCCTGCTCGTCGAGCACGACATGAGCCTGGTGATGAGTGTCTGCGACGAGGTGCACGTCCTCGACCTCGGCTCCGTCGTGGCCAGCGGCCCGCCCGCCCGGGTGCAGACCGACGAGACGGTCCTCGCCGCCTACCTGGGGCAGGCACGGCCATGA
- a CDS encoding response regulator transcription factor, giving the protein MAIRVLLADDQALLRGTFRLLIDAQPDMEVVGEASNGREAVRLARSERADVVVMDIRMPELDGIEATRLIAQDEDLAGVKVLVLTTFEEDDLVVEALRAGASGFLGKGVEPAQLLDAVRLVAAGEALLSPAATRGLIARVLAQPAPGDLVDPRRLATLTPREQEVLTLVGSGLANDEIAERLFVTPVTVKTHANRAMAKLGARDRAQLVVIAYETGLVRAGERRG; this is encoded by the coding sequence ATGGCCATTCGCGTCCTGCTCGCCGACGACCAGGCTCTGCTCCGGGGCACGTTCCGGCTCCTCATCGACGCACAGCCGGACATGGAGGTCGTCGGGGAGGCCTCCAACGGGCGGGAGGCGGTACGGCTGGCCCGGTCCGAGCGTGCCGATGTCGTGGTCATGGACATCCGGATGCCCGAGCTGGACGGCATCGAGGCCACCCGGCTGATCGCCCAGGACGAGGACCTGGCCGGAGTCAAGGTCCTCGTGCTGACCACCTTCGAGGAGGACGACCTCGTCGTAGAGGCCCTCCGAGCCGGCGCGAGCGGCTTCCTGGGCAAGGGGGTCGAACCGGCGCAGCTTCTCGACGCCGTCCGGCTCGTGGCCGCCGGCGAGGCGTTGCTCTCCCCCGCAGCCACCAGGGGCCTCATCGCCCGCGTCCTCGCCCAGCCCGCCCCCGGCGACCTCGTCGACCCCCGCAGGCTGGCCACTCTGACTCCCCGGGAACAGGAAGTGCTGACCCTGGTGGGCTCCGGCCTGGCCAACGACGAGATCGCCGAACGCCTCTTCGTCACCCCGGTCACCGTCAAGACCCACGCCAACCGGGCCATGGCCAAGCTCGGCGCCCGCGACCGGGCTCAGCTGGTCGTCATCGCGTACGAGACCGGCTTGGTGCGCGCGGGAGAACGACGGGGCTGA
- a CDS encoding MMPL family transporter, whose product MSPLARWCHRHRLAVVLAWVGLLLALGAGVGAAGSAFGNSPTSQDTDSAKATALLQQASDSAAGKSGRVVWQVDGGEVTEPAAEKAMTGTLNGIADAPGVAAVTSPYTPVGKGQISKDGGTAYATVAFDQDVSDAQIDHVKALATEPETGSLHIALNGQAFTVNPEPNALADAMGIVLAFIVLLFVFRAVWVAALPIITAIIGVGTSAVTVMLLSHLITLSDTTLTLGSLIGLGVGIDYALFIVNRHRANLMSGMSVAESVAKSLNTSGRAVVFAGLTVVVALLGMLTLNVGIINGMAIGAAVTVVLTVLAAITLLPAMLGLIGPRVLSRKERRETAGGTQPRSSGRTGAWGRWAERVQARPKTLGLVALAVLTALAFPTLSLRLGASDDGNLPTSSTNRQAYDMIADGFGPGFNGPLVLAVQAPTAADKAAEAKLVTALGKVDGVAGANAAPMKDGQTVGVVSVVPTTSPQSEATSDLIHHLRDDVIPQAEQGTSMKVYVGGVTASNDDFASVLMGKLPFFVLVIAALGFLLLTVAFRSLLIPAVGAVLNILSIGVAFGAIVVVFQYGFGAGLLGLGAGGPIESFVPILVVGIMFGLSMDYQVFLVSRMREEWAHTGDSHRAVRVGQAETGKVIAVAATIMVCVFGSFVFGGMRVISEFGVSLAVAVAADALLIRMMVVPALMHLCGKANWWLPRSLDKALPNVSVEGPADQPAQPHAVPERTTADLAN is encoded by the coding sequence ATGTCCCCTCTCGCCCGCTGGTGTCACAGGCACCGGCTCGCCGTCGTCCTGGCCTGGGTGGGCCTGTTGCTCGCCCTGGGGGCCGGGGTCGGCGCCGCCGGCAGCGCCTTCGGCAACAGCCCGACCTCGCAGGACACCGACTCGGCCAAGGCCACGGCCCTGCTGCAGCAGGCCTCCGACAGCGCCGCGGGCAAGAGCGGCCGAGTGGTCTGGCAGGTGGACGGCGGCGAGGTCACCGAGCCCGCCGCCGAGAAGGCGATGACCGGCACGCTCAACGGCATCGCCGACGCACCGGGCGTCGCCGCGGTGACCAGCCCCTACACCCCTGTCGGCAAGGGACAGATCAGCAAGGACGGCGGGACCGCCTACGCGACGGTCGCGTTCGACCAGGACGTCTCGGACGCCCAGATCGACCACGTGAAGGCACTCGCCACCGAACCGGAGACGGGGAGCCTGCATATCGCCCTCAACGGGCAGGCGTTCACCGTCAACCCGGAGCCGAACGCGCTCGCCGACGCCATGGGCATCGTCCTCGCCTTCATCGTGCTGCTCTTCGTCTTCCGGGCTGTCTGGGTGGCGGCGCTCCCCATCATCACGGCCATCATCGGAGTCGGCACCTCCGCGGTCACGGTGATGCTGCTCAGCCACCTCATCACGCTCTCCGACACCACGCTGACCCTCGGCTCACTGATCGGCCTGGGCGTGGGCATCGACTACGCCCTGTTCATCGTCAACCGCCACCGCGCCAACCTGATGTCCGGCATGAGCGTCGCCGAGTCGGTCGCCAAGTCCCTCAACACCTCCGGCCGGGCCGTGGTCTTCGCCGGACTCACCGTCGTCGTCGCGCTGCTCGGCATGCTCACCCTGAACGTCGGCATCATCAACGGCATGGCCATCGGCGCCGCCGTCACCGTGGTGCTGACCGTCCTGGCCGCCATCACCCTGCTGCCGGCGATGCTCGGCCTGATCGGTCCACGCGTCCTCAGCCGCAAGGAGCGCCGCGAGACGGCTGGCGGGACACAGCCGCGTTCCTCGGGCCGCACCGGGGCGTGGGGCCGGTGGGCCGAGCGGGTGCAGGCCAGGCCCAAGACCCTGGGTCTCGTCGCTCTCGCCGTGTTGACGGCGCTCGCGTTCCCGACGCTCTCCCTGCGCCTCGGCGCGTCCGACGACGGCAACCTGCCCACGTCCTCGACGAACCGTCAGGCGTACGACATGATCGCCGACGGCTTCGGCCCCGGCTTCAACGGCCCGCTCGTCCTGGCCGTCCAGGCACCCACCGCCGCCGACAAGGCAGCCGAGGCGAAGCTGGTCACCGCTCTCGGAAAGGTCGACGGTGTCGCCGGTGCCAACGCCGCGCCCATGAAGGACGGGCAGACCGTCGGAGTGGTCTCCGTCGTCCCGACGACCTCTCCGCAGTCCGAAGCCACCTCCGACCTGATCCACCACCTGCGTGACGACGTGATCCCGCAAGCCGAGCAGGGCACGTCGATGAAGGTGTACGTGGGCGGTGTCACCGCGAGCAACGACGACTTCGCGTCGGTCCTGATGGGCAAGCTGCCCTTCTTCGTGCTGGTGATCGCCGCGCTCGGCTTCCTCCTGCTGACCGTCGCCTTCCGCAGCCTGCTCATCCCGGCGGTCGGCGCCGTGCTCAACATCCTCAGCATCGGGGTGGCGTTCGGCGCGATCGTGGTCGTCTTCCAGTACGGCTTCGGTGCCGGACTGCTCGGACTCGGCGCCGGCGGACCGATCGAGTCGTTCGTGCCGATCCTGGTCGTCGGCATCATGTTCGGCCTGTCCATGGACTACCAGGTCTTCCTCGTCAGCCGGATGCGCGAGGAGTGGGCCCACACCGGTGACAGCCACCGCGCGGTCCGGGTCGGGCAGGCCGAGACCGGCAAGGTCATCGCCGTGGCCGCCACCATCATGGTCTGCGTCTTCGGCTCCTTCGTGTTCGGCGGCATGCGGGTGATCTCCGAGTTCGGGGTCAGCCTCGCGGTGGCGGTCGCCGCGGACGCCCTGCTGATCCGCATGATGGTCGTCCCCGCCCTCATGCACCTGTGCGGGAAGGCCAACTGGTGGCTGCCCCGCAGTCTCGACAAGGCACTGCCCAACGTGTCCGTGGAAGGCCCTGCCGACCAGCCGGCGCAGCCGCACGCGGTGCCGGAACGGACGACCGCCGACCTGGCCAACTGA
- a CDS encoding Fic family protein, which yields MLFQTPALTDEDERVLAEIETLREDLRHFLRPTVRWTKQLRRNLTARNIAGSNTIEGYAASVDDVEALMSGEDPLEASDETRREVEGYQRAMTYIQGLSDAGEGFRYDLGLLNGLHFMIQEHHPDKRPGRLRKGPVYITSPDDPMVMDYTGPDYESVPGLMAELVAWLNEGDLDSPVHVRASMAHLNLVKIHPWADGNGRTSRALSTLVFSREALMPSEFSSIEEWLGRGQNTYRYYDMLKDVGGEVWSPQRDAGPWIRFCLGAHHMQAQTAKRRIEFFRDAWLLLVDQMETSGLDERMAFALMPALAGGKVRRTMYQRDADLSSDTAMRDMKAMVRTGWLRSHGQARGRFYTAGPAMDPVKAKMKTITKPLRNPYSTR from the coding sequence ATGTTGTTCCAGACTCCCGCCCTGACCGACGAGGACGAGCGGGTTCTCGCTGAGATCGAGACCCTGCGCGAAGACCTCCGCCACTTCCTACGGCCCACTGTGCGTTGGACCAAGCAGCTCCGCCGGAACCTCACGGCACGCAATATCGCCGGGTCGAACACGATTGAGGGCTACGCCGCGTCGGTGGACGATGTCGAGGCCCTGATGTCCGGCGAGGATCCTTTGGAGGCCAGCGACGAGACCCGCAGGGAGGTGGAGGGCTATCAGCGGGCTATGACCTACATCCAGGGTCTCTCAGACGCCGGGGAGGGATTCCGCTACGACCTGGGGCTCCTCAACGGTCTCCACTTCATGATCCAGGAGCATCACCCCGATAAGCGGCCCGGCCGGCTCCGCAAGGGCCCTGTCTACATCACGAGCCCCGATGACCCCATGGTCATGGACTACACGGGGCCCGACTACGAGTCGGTCCCCGGGCTCATGGCGGAGCTGGTCGCGTGGCTGAACGAGGGCGACCTCGACTCGCCCGTGCACGTTCGCGCCTCCATGGCCCACCTGAACCTCGTGAAGATCCACCCATGGGCCGACGGCAACGGCCGAACATCCCGGGCCTTGTCGACGCTGGTGTTCTCGCGGGAGGCGCTGATGCCTTCGGAGTTCTCCTCGATCGAGGAATGGCTCGGGCGCGGTCAGAACACCTATCGCTACTACGACATGCTCAAAGATGTCGGCGGCGAGGTGTGGAGCCCTCAGCGTGACGCCGGGCCGTGGATCAGATTCTGTCTCGGCGCCCACCACATGCAGGCGCAGACGGCGAAGCGGCGCATCGAGTTCTTCCGTGACGCCTGGCTCCTGCTCGTCGATCAGATGGAGACATCCGGCCTTGACGAGCGCATGGCCTTCGCCCTGATGCCCGCCCTCGCCGGAGGGAAGGTGCGCCGGACGATGTACCAGCGGGACGCGGACCTGAGCTCGGATACGGCGATGCGCGACATGAAGGCCATGGTGCGCACGGGATGGCTACGCTCGCATGGGCAGGCCCGCGGACGCTTTTACACCGCCGGCCCCGCCATGGACCCGGTGAAGGCAAAGATGAAGACGATCACGAAGCCGCTGCGCAATCCGTACAGCACCCGCTGA
- a CDS encoding ATP-binding cassette domain-containing protein, whose protein sequence is MSGPLLELDGIRAAHGGITVLHGVDLAVEEGRVVALLGPNGAGKTTLLSVAAGVHPPSAGRLLLGGRDTTGVHPRIGNAALNAVAGRPKEEYGMEPQGLDEIRPGCYDVDERVADMNAGGVLAQLNFPSFPGFSARLFAT, encoded by the coding sequence ATGAGCGGACCCCTGCTGGAGCTGGACGGCATCCGCGCCGCCCACGGCGGCATCACCGTCCTGCACGGTGTCGATCTGGCCGTCGAGGAGGGCCGGGTTGTGGCCCTCCTCGGTCCCAACGGCGCCGGCAAGACCACCCTGCTGTCGGTCGCCGCCGGGGTGCACCCGCCCAGCGCCGGCCGGTTGCTGCTCGGCGGCCGGGACACCACCGGCGTCCACCCGCGAATAGGCAACGCCGCGCTCAACGCGGTCGCGGGCCGTCCCAAGGAGGAGTACGGCATGGAGCCGCAGGGCCTGGACGAGATCCGGCCCGGCTGCTACGACGTCGACGAACGCGTCGCCGACATGAACGCCGGCGGTGTCCTCGCCCAGCTGAACTTCCCCTCCTTCCCCGGCTTCTCCGCCCGGCTGTTCGCCACCTAG
- a CDS encoding SRPBCC family protein, giving the protein MSTEQITPANGFSYKLARTLDAPVVKVWQAWTTPEQYAQWAYAVAGSVEMDVRPGGAWKATMATPDGGQFPLTGSYLEVVENRRLVVGMDVPGKSAPAAMTMELDEQDDRHTRIVLHQTCDTAEECAMAEQGSTMLLDSLGAFLAGDGSR; this is encoded by the coding sequence ATGAGTACCGAGCAGATCACCCCGGCCAACGGCTTCTCCTACAAGCTGGCCCGAACCCTCGACGCCCCCGTGGTGAAGGTGTGGCAGGCGTGGACCACGCCCGAGCAGTACGCCCAGTGGGCCTACGCCGTTGCCGGGTCCGTCGAGATGGACGTACGGCCGGGCGGAGCGTGGAAGGCCACGATGGCCACACCCGACGGCGGACAGTTCCCGCTGACCGGCTCCTATCTCGAGGTCGTCGAGAACCGTCGCCTGGTGGTCGGCATGGACGTACCCGGCAAGTCCGCGCCCGCGGCCATGACGATGGAACTCGACGAACAGGACGATCGTCACACGCGGATCGTGCTCCACCAGACCTGCGACACCGCCGAGGAATGCGCCATGGCCGAGCAGGGCAGCACGATGCTCCTCGACAGCCTGGGGGCTTTTCTGGCCGGTGACGGGAGCAGGTGA
- a CDS encoding sensor histidine kinase gives MELPMVWRQWLARHDRIRDALPAVPLIVITVAATAVGPSHWHEPRWDEVVWTALTCVPLAFRSRRPLGVALFTLAGDLTLMAVASHISPTPGASLVALYTLALLGNRRTAWIVGSLAAVAITGVYAATHAQSVVGGPGLLRFDLAIAATALGRTVLNRRQNLAAARERVEHAERTREEEARRRVTEERVRIARDLHDVVTHHITLVNAQAGVAHHLMRANPEQAYAALAHIKDNSRAALDELRATVGLLRQPDDAPGSRAPIATLADLDALVSGFRASGMPVSVARTGDPSPVAPATELTAYRIIQEAITNTHKHASATRAAVVLDYGVHSLRITVTDDGRPGAPKGAGTGQGLIGMHERATAIGGTVTAGPRPEGGFQVVADLPLSLAPATV, from the coding sequence ATGGAACTGCCCATGGTGTGGCGACAGTGGCTGGCTCGTCATGACCGGATCAGAGACGCGCTGCCCGCCGTTCCGCTGATCGTGATCACCGTGGCGGCAACCGCCGTCGGCCCGTCCCACTGGCACGAGCCGCGGTGGGACGAGGTGGTGTGGACGGCGCTGACGTGCGTGCCGCTGGCCTTCCGGAGTCGCCGGCCCCTGGGCGTCGCCCTCTTCACCCTGGCAGGCGACCTCACACTGATGGCCGTCGCCTCGCACATCTCGCCGACACCGGGGGCGAGTCTCGTCGCCCTGTACACCCTCGCCCTCCTCGGCAACCGGCGCACCGCGTGGATCGTCGGTTCCTTGGCGGCCGTGGCGATCACTGGTGTCTACGCCGCGACCCACGCGCAGTCCGTGGTGGGGGGTCCCGGCCTGCTGCGGTTCGACCTCGCGATCGCGGCCACCGCGCTCGGCCGCACCGTCCTCAACCGCCGCCAGAACCTCGCGGCGGCCAGGGAACGCGTGGAACACGCCGAACGCACGCGGGAGGAAGAAGCCCGGCGCCGGGTGACGGAGGAACGCGTGCGCATCGCGCGCGACCTGCACGACGTGGTCACCCACCACATCACCCTGGTCAACGCCCAGGCTGGGGTGGCCCACCACCTCATGCGCGCCAACCCCGAACAGGCCTACGCGGCACTGGCCCACATCAAGGACAACAGCCGCGCCGCGCTCGACGAACTGCGCGCCACCGTCGGTCTGCTGCGTCAGCCCGACGACGCGCCCGGCTCGCGTGCCCCCATCGCGACCCTGGCCGATCTCGACGCCCTGGTCAGCGGGTTCCGGGCGAGCGGCATGCCCGTGTCGGTGGCCCGCACCGGCGATCCGTCGCCAGTGGCACCCGCGACCGAGCTGACCGCCTACCGGATCATCCAGGAAGCGATCACCAACACGCACAAGCACGCCTCCGCGACCCGGGCCGCGGTGGTGCTGGACTACGGGGTGCACTCGCTCCGGATCACCGTCACCGACGACGGGCGGCCAGGCGCGCCCAAGGGCGCGGGAACCGGCCAAGGGCTGATCGGGATGCACGAACGGGCCACCGCCATCGGCGGTACCGTGACCGCTGGGCCGCGGCCCGAGGGGGGCTTCCAGGTCGTCGCCGACCTGCCGCTCTCGCTCGCCCCCGCCACTGTCTGA